ATTATTCTAACCCATCAGCCACCTGAGAAAGTGGCAAGGATGTGCCGTTACTGGCAGAGTTTACTCCCGGACGTGAGCATCGTGCTGGCATACGGTGGTTCTCGAGAAAACTTCAATGCGATCGATTGGCCTGAAAAAGTTTTTGTCGATGACGAGGCGTTGCGTACGCGCGATCATCAGCGTGAATGTCAGAGCTACACATCGGTTTACCGCGCCGCGATGCAGAGCCTCGGCGATCAATCGTATGACCGTATTTTTTTCACCGAATTCGATCATGTGCCGCTGAGGCCGGATTACTTCAGCCTGCTGGAGTCCACACGTCACCAGGCTCAGGCGGATGTTTTGATGCACGGCCTGTGCCGTGTGAACGACACGGGTCACGCCCACTTTCTTTACCACGCGGAAAAACCATCTTTTTATGAGCAAATCGTAGGCTTTTCAGTGCGCGAAGATAAAGATGTCGTTCTTAGCGCATACGGTTTTGGTCAATATTGGACGCGGGAAGCTTTTGAGCTAGCCACTCAGGTCGATGACAGAGTTGGCTGCTATCTCGAGCTGTGGGCACCCACCGTTGCGCACCATCTGGGCTTCCGTGTCATCGGTGTCCAAGATCCGCTGCACTGCAATGATCACTACAGCGAGTTTTCGGATCGACTGAAAGAGCTGAAGGATGGCGGCGCCTGGAGCGCACATCCTGTAAAGCACAGCTGGGATGACGAGGCTGTGAACTAAACAAGATGGAGACACACTTACAAGAAGGCCGAGTAGCCTCGGGTGAAGCAGGCGGACGTGTGGGGAAGCTATGGCAATGGCTTGTCTTACTGCCGTTTTTTACTGCTTACGCCTTAGCTCTGGTATTTGCCACTTGGGATCGTCTGGAAATGATGGTTCCAGCACAGCTCATGATGGGGCTGGCGTTGATCGTCCTCGTTGCTCTGGTCTGGAAGAGACGGAGCATAGTATTTGGATACTTTGATGCTTGGTTGTGTCTCGGTGCGCTGTATTTTATTATGCGGGCGCTCTTTTCCCCCGTCGCTTATTACGGGAATGTAGATGCTGGCATTATCGCGATGGGGATCTCGTGCTGGTTGCTGGCTAGAAATGTATGGGCCACGAACACGAAATACCCGTGGGTTTTGTTAGCCATTGTCATGGTTGCAGCTCACATGGCGGCCGCTTATTACCAGTATTCAGGAAACATGCAGTGGGGCTTGCTAAGACATAGGAGTAGCCAGGCAAGTATCTCCATTTCTGGACTCTACGGACATTACAACTACCTGGCCAACTACTTGGCGATGATTGCCTGTGGGATGTTAGGTTTTGTGTTTCATGGCAAGCACGGAAAAGTATTTCGAGTGTGCGTGGTGGTGCTCATTGCCGCCGCAGTGGCAGGTCTGATTTGGACGAAATCACGAGGGGGATTGGTCGCCTTGGGCGCTGGTTGCTTTAGTTACATGCTTGCAGTCGTTTTTCTGATCACGGTGAAGAAAAGTAAGGGACGCTGGAAAGTGGTGGCGGCTGTGCTGTTAGGCGCTTGCATACTTGTGGGTGCTTTGGTCGCTGCCGCTAGTAATTTCGCTGTCCGACGAGGCTATGCTGATGGCGCTGGCTTTCTGCATGACAACGGTCGGAAGAATAACTCAATCATGGCGGTGGACCAGATCGTCAATGGGCCTCTGATAGGCGCGGGGGCAAGGTCCTACGAGTGGATGTCTCATCAATATTGGCTGGACGATATCTGGGGAAAGGCTCCGATACCGAACTACGTGCATAATGAGTATCTTCAATCAATGACGGATTATGGGCCCATTGGTGGGCTCTTTGTGTTTGTGACATTATTGGCTGCAATAGCTCTGTCTTGGCGAACTTTACTTACAGAGCGCGATCTATCCGATACGGTAGCTTATAACTTGGCGGGGATGGCCGCTTGTGCTGCGTTTCTGGTGCAGTGTTTCTTTTCCTTCCCTGCCCACGTGCTGGCGAATACTCTGACATTTGTGCTGGTGCTGTCATTTGCGATTTACCGAAGCAGCACTGTAGCTCGTCATCGATCCTTGGCTGGTCTGGCAGGCTTTTCTCTTCTGGCCATGAGCTTGGCGGGCTTCCTTGTTTATGCAGCGGTGATGGGTGCGCCAACATTTTTGGATCGATTCGAGCAAGTCGCCTATCAACGGAGTACTCCAGAGATTAAGAGGCAGATGCTGGATACGAGGTTGGCTAAGGTGACCAAGCTAACCGAATGGCGTGCTGATTTTAAAAACCTCAGACGCAAGGGAGAGCTGCATTGGGCCAAGGCGATGGTGGCTGAAGATGAGGAGCTTCAGCGCGCTCAGTTGGCTCAGGCTGCCGACGCCTATCAATCAGCATCGGAGAAATATCCTTGGGAGCCTTCCTTGCACGTTAATGCCGGTTTGGCTTTGGATAGGCTCTATCGTTTTGATGAAGCCGAACAGCACTTTCTGGCAGCCTTCAAATATGGAGAGCGCGCTGACTACTGGATCAAGTCCAAGTGGAATTTGGCGAATCATTACTACCTCCGTGGACGGTATTTATGGTTAAAGCGGAAACCCGAGAAGGGCCTAGGTTACTTGCTTCTCGCTGATGATTTACTTGATGATGAAAAGAAGGTCAGTTTCCGTGGGTTGAAGAATCAGATTCGGGAAAATATTGAATTCTTGGAAAATGCTGGGATTAGTGTGGACCCTGCCGAGCAAGAGGCGGTTCCGTCGCGCTAGCCGGAGGCCTCGTCAATCACCCCAATATCACGAGCTATGGATTCTCAAACGAATACTCAACTGAAGGCGCAGCAGCCTGCGAACCCGTGGACGGTCTGGCTGCCGCTGGCCGCGATGGCGCTGCTAACCATTGTATTCTATGCATTGGTTCCAGCCTTTCCCACTTACGGCAAACCTTCGGTGGCTGGCTGGCTGACCGGGGCGTGGAATGCGGAAACGGAGTTCGAACACGGCTGGGCAGTGCCGGTGCTATTTGTGATTTTCATGGGCATGGCTTGGCGACAAATGAGTCTGGAAAAGGTGCGGCCAAGTAACTTGGGGCTGGCGGTGGTGCTGTTCGGCTTGCTGGTTTACATCGCTTCGGTGCGGACCATTCAGCCTCGACTGGCGATGTTTGCGCTGCCGTTTCTGATCTTTGGGGCGTTTCACTTTCTCTACGGTCTGCGCGTTTCCAAGCATGTGCTTTTCCCTGCCTTTTTCTGGTATTTTGCGGTGCCGATGCCCGGCTTGCAGCAGGCGACCAATATTCTGCAGCTGATCGTCACCAAGGCCTGCTACGAGGTGGGCACTCTGCTGGGGATGAAGCTGGTCCATTCTGGAAATACCATCACGTCCGCCGTGGATGACTGGAACTCGCTGGACATCGCCGAGGGCTGCAGCGGGATCCGATCGCTGATCGCCCTGATGATGATTGCCGCGATCTACTCTTACTTCACCCAGAACAAAATCTGGAAGGGCGTTTTCCTGTTCGCCTGTGCGCTGCCACTGGCGGTGCTGGCGAACTTTTTCCGGATCTTCACCATCATTGTGCTGGCTGAGTTTGGCTTTAGCGACTTCGCCGCAGGGGTCTACCACGATTGGGCAGGCCTGTTGTTTTTCTTCCCGATCGCACTGACTGGGCTGATGCTGATCGACCGATTGATCAATCGGCGCGAGAACCGGAAAAAGGTGGTGGTGCGCCAGATCAAAGCTTAAACGATCGACGAATCTATGATGGAAACGAATACAAAACGTGCCTGGCTGCTGGTGGCGATCTTGGTGGTCGGCTTTTCCTGCATCTGGCTGCTGCCGAAGTCCAGTGAGATCAGGCCGACTCGTCTGTCCCGTCATCTTCCTTCCGAGGTGGGCTCCATGGTGGGGCAGCAGGTGGAGGTGACTGGCAAGGAACTGGCCATTCTGGCGAAGGACACGGAGTTCGAGCGCTGGCAGTACACGGCTCCCTATTCCCGATTCACTCCGCCGATCCAGGCGTCGATCGTATTTTCCGGCAAGGACGTTAACAACAGCATCCACCGCCCGGAGCGCTGTTTGAAAGCCCAGGGGTGGAATTTTGTCAGAGAGCGTCAACTGGTCATCCCCAATGCTCTCCCCGACGGTGGTGATATGCCGGTGAAGGAAATCGTGTGTCAAAAAGCCCGGATCGATCCCAAGACCAACAAGGTGGTTAAGCTGGAGAATGGCGAGGTCTTTTATGACATGCAGCTGCAGTATTACACCTTTGTCGGCTTCAAGGAAATCACCTCCAGCCACTACCAGCGTAGCATGGCGGATATCAAAGGGCGCTTGTTCGGCGGCTACGATCAGAAGTGGGCCTACGTTACTTTTTCCACAACGGTGACTCAGGCTTACGTCGACCAAGGTCTGACGCGTGAGGGTTTTGTCGGTTTTTCGGTGGAAGATTGTGAGCAGCACCTCAGCGAGTTCATCACGCAGCTGATGCCGGGCATGATCGATCGGGACGAACGGAAGGCCGTGGCGATGCCATAACACGCCAGCCTCATTCTTTTCCTCCCTTTGGGATTGTCATCGCCTGAACATCCAGCACAATCCGGCGAGCACACCTGCACCTCGAGCTACATTATGAAATTATTCAGCGGAAAGGCCCATCGCTCCCTCGCGGAGAAGATCGCCGCCCACCTGGGACAAGAACTTGCTAACGTCAATGTCGATTCCTTCCCGGACGGCGAGACATTTGTTCAGATCAACGAGAACATCCGCGGCGAGGATGTCTACCTGATTCAGCCAACCTGCCCGGCGGTGAATCATAATTTGATGGAAATGCTCATCATGGTGGACGCTGCGAAGCGTGCCAGTGCGGGGCGGATCACCGCGGTGATTCCCTTCTTCGGCTACGCCCGCCAGGACCGGAAGGATAAACCCCGGGTGCCGATCACCGCGAAGCTGGTGGCCAATCTGATTTCCGCCGCGGGTGTCGACCGCGTCCTCACCATGGACCTGCACGCTGCCCAGATTCAGGGCTTCTTCGATATTCCAGTCGATCACCTCTACGCCAAGCCGGTTTTCATCAAACACTTGCGCGATCAGCATGGCGAGGATGCCAGCAATCTCACCGTGGTCTCGCCCGACGTCGGTGGGGTGAAGATGGCC
This region of Oceaniferula flava genomic DNA includes:
- a CDS encoding exosortase/archaeosortase family protein, whose amino-acid sequence is MDSQTNTQLKAQQPANPWTVWLPLAAMALLTIVFYALVPAFPTYGKPSVAGWLTGAWNAETEFEHGWAVPVLFVIFMGMAWRQMSLEKVRPSNLGLAVVLFGLLVYIASVRTIQPRLAMFALPFLIFGAFHFLYGLRVSKHVLFPAFFWYFAVPMPGLQQATNILQLIVTKACYEVGTLLGMKLVHSGNTITSAVDDWNSLDIAEGCSGIRSLIALMMIAAIYSYFTQNKIWKGVFLFACALPLAVLANFFRIFTIIVLAEFGFSDFAAGVYHDWAGLLFFFPIALTGLMLIDRLINRRENRKKVVVRQIKA
- a CDS encoding exosortase-associated EpsI family protein, producing MMETNTKRAWLLVAILVVGFSCIWLLPKSSEIRPTRLSRHLPSEVGSMVGQQVEVTGKELAILAKDTEFERWQYTAPYSRFTPPIQASIVFSGKDVNNSIHRPERCLKAQGWNFVRERQLVIPNALPDGGDMPVKEIVCQKARIDPKTNKVVKLENGEVFYDMQLQYYTFVGFKEITSSHYQRSMADIKGRLFGGYDQKWAYVTFSTTVTQAYVDQGLTREGFVGFSVEDCEQHLSEFITQLMPGMIDRDERKAVAMP
- a CDS encoding O-antigen ligase family protein produces the protein METHLQEGRVASGEAGGRVGKLWQWLVLLPFFTAYALALVFATWDRLEMMVPAQLMMGLALIVLVALVWKRRSIVFGYFDAWLCLGALYFIMRALFSPVAYYGNVDAGIIAMGISCWLLARNVWATNTKYPWVLLAIVMVAAHMAAAYYQYSGNMQWGLLRHRSSQASISISGLYGHYNYLANYLAMIACGMLGFVFHGKHGKVFRVCVVVLIAAAVAGLIWTKSRGGLVALGAGCFSYMLAVVFLITVKKSKGRWKVVAAVLLGACILVGALVAAASNFAVRRGYADGAGFLHDNGRKNNSIMAVDQIVNGPLIGAGARSYEWMSHQYWLDDIWGKAPIPNYVHNEYLQSMTDYGPIGGLFVFVTLLAAIALSWRTLLTERDLSDTVAYNLAGMAACAAFLVQCFFSFPAHVLANTLTFVLVLSFAIYRSSTVARHRSLAGLAGFSLLAMSLAGFLVYAAVMGAPTFLDRFEQVAYQRSTPEIKRQMLDTRLAKVTKLTEWRADFKNLRRKGELHWAKAMVAEDEELQRAQLAQAADAYQSASEKYPWEPSLHVNAGLALDRLYRFDEAEQHFLAAFKYGERADYWIKSKWNLANHYYLRGRYLWLKRKPEKGLGYLLLADDLLDDEKKVSFRGLKNQIRENIEFLENAGISVDPAEQEAVPSR
- a CDS encoding ribose-phosphate diphosphokinase, with the translated sequence MKLFSGKAHRSLAEKIAAHLGQELANVNVDSFPDGETFVQINENIRGEDVYLIQPTCPAVNHNLMEMLIMVDAAKRASAGRITAVIPFFGYARQDRKDKPRVPITAKLVANLISAAGVDRVLTMDLHAAQIQGFFDIPVDHLYAKPVFIKHLRDQHGEDASNLTVVSPDVGGVKMARSYADKLGAELAIVAKHRVSATKVEAMNVIGNVEGRNVLLVDDMTETAGTLCAAAKILQENGAKSIYAGVSHGVLGEMGRKRIAESAIKELITSDSVPQAYGEKVTTVSVAGLLGDAISRIHDGKSVTSLFDIDA